One segment of Niveibacterium microcysteis DNA contains the following:
- the rpsG gene encoding 30S ribosomal protein S7: MPRRREVPKRDILPDPKFGSQDVSKFINVIMQSGKKAVAERIVYGALEVISTKGGKDPLEVFGSAISNVKPVVEVKSRRVGGANYQVPVEVRPSRRMALSMRWIREAARKRSEKSMAQRLAGELLEASEGRGAAMKKREEVHRMAEANKAFSHFRF, from the coding sequence ATGCCCCGTCGTCGCGAAGTACCTAAGCGGGATATCCTGCCGGATCCGAAATTCGGCAGCCAGGATGTCTCGAAATTCATCAACGTGATCATGCAGAGCGGCAAGAAGGCCGTCGCCGAGCGCATCGTCTATGGCGCGCTGGAAGTGATCTCGACCAAGGGCGGCAAGGATCCGCTCGAGGTGTTTGGTAGCGCAATCAGCAACGTCAAGCCGGTCGTGGAAGTGAAGAGCCGCCGCGTTGGCGGTGCGAACTACCAGGTTCCGGTTGAAGTGCGTCCGTCGCGTCGTATGGCGCTGTCGATGCGCTGGATCCGCGAAGCTGCGCGTAAGCGTTCGGAAAAGTCGATGGCTCAGCGCTTGGCTGGTGAGCTGCTCGAGGCCTCTGAAGGTCGCGGCGCTGCGATGAAGAAGCGCGAAGAAGTTCACCGTATGGCAGAAGCGAACAAGGCGTTCTCGCATTTCCGCTTCTGA
- the rpsQ gene encoding 30S ribosomal protein S17: MTDAIKRTLSGRVVSDKMERTVTVLIERRVKHPLYDKVIIRSKKYHADVDAGVAAEGDLVEIEECAPVSKTKAWRVTRVLEKARVI, from the coding sequence ATGACTGATGCCATCAAGCGGACTTTGAGCGGCCGTGTTGTCAGCGACAAGATGGAACGTACGGTCACCGTGCTGATCGAGCGTCGTGTTAAGCACCCGCTCTACGACAAGGTGATTATTCGTTCGAAGAAGTACCACGCCGACGTTGATGCCGGTGTTGCCGCTGAAGGCGACCTGGTTGAGATCGAGGAGTGTGCGCCGGTCTCCAAGACGAAGGCGTGGCGCGTGACGCGAGTGCTCGAAAAGGCTCGCGTAATTTAA
- the rplX gene encoding 50S ribosomal protein L24 yields the protein MDKIRKGDEVVILVGKDKGKRGSVLVRVDDQHVVVEGVNRVKKHVRPNPVRGQVGGIVEKEMPIDISNIALFNPATQKGDRVGFRVLEDGRKVRFFKSNGELVDR from the coding sequence ATGGACAAGATCCGCAAGGGTGACGAGGTCGTAATCCTCGTCGGAAAAGACAAGGGCAAGCGCGGTTCCGTGCTGGTCCGCGTGGACGATCAGCATGTTGTGGTCGAGGGCGTGAATCGTGTGAAAAAGCACGTTCGTCCGAATCCGGTGCGTGGCCAGGTGGGTGGGATTGTCGAAAAGGAAATGCCGATCGACATCTCCAACATCGCGCTCTTCAATCCTGCGACCCAGAAGGGTGATCGCGTTGGCTTCCGCGTCCTTGAGGACGGCCGCAAGGTTCGTTTCTTCAAGTCGAACGGCGAGCTGGTCGATCGTTAA
- the rpsJ gene encoding 30S ribosomal protein S10, protein MQSQKIRIRLKAFDYRLIDQSAQEIVETAKRTGAVVRGPVPLPTRIERYNLLRSPHVNKTSRDQFEIRTHQRLMDIIDPTDKTVDALMKLDLPAGVDVEIKLQ, encoded by the coding sequence ATGCAAAGCCAAAAGATCCGCATCCGCCTGAAGGCATTCGACTATCGTCTGATCGATCAGTCCGCCCAGGAAATCGTTGAAACCGCGAAGCGCACCGGCGCAGTCGTGCGCGGCCCGGTTCCGCTGCCGACCCGCATCGAGCGTTACAACCTGCTGCGTTCGCCGCACGTTAACAAGACCTCGCGCGATCAGTTCGAAATCCGCACCCATCAGCGCCTCATGGACATCATCGACCCGACGGACAAGACGGTTGATGCGCTGATGAAGCTCGACCTGCCAGCAGGCGTCGACGTCGAGATCAAGCTGCAGTAA
- the rpmC gene encoding 50S ribosomal protein L29 yields MKASELRAKEPSELNKELLDLLKAQFSLRMQLATQQLNNHAQLGNVRRDIARVRTILREKGAAK; encoded by the coding sequence ATGAAAGCCAGCGAACTCAGGGCGAAAGAGCCCTCTGAGCTGAACAAGGAGTTGCTTGATCTGTTGAAGGCGCAGTTTTCGCTGCGTATGCAACTGGCAACTCAGCAGCTGAACAACCACGCCCAACTGGGTAACGTGCGTCGCGATATCGCTCGCGTTCGTACGATTCTTCGCGAGAAGGGAGCCGCAAAATGA
- the rplD gene encoding 50S ribosomal protein L4, which produces MELKLINEQGQASSTVQASDALFGREYNEALVHQVVVAYQANARSGNRAQLTRAEVKHTTKKPWRQKGTGRARSGSTSSPLWRGGGRTFPNSPDENFTQKLNRKMYRAGMASILSQLAREDRLVVIDGFGIEAPKTKLLVQKLKGMGLDSALVITDNLDENLLLSSRNLHDVLVLGVQETDPVSLIRFPKVIVTKAAVAKMEEMWQ; this is translated from the coding sequence ATGGAACTGAAGCTGATTAATGAGCAGGGCCAGGCTTCGTCGACCGTTCAGGCATCCGATGCTTTGTTCGGCCGCGAATACAACGAGGCGCTGGTGCACCAGGTCGTGGTGGCCTACCAGGCAAACGCCCGTTCTGGCAATCGTGCGCAATTGACCCGCGCTGAGGTCAAGCACACGACGAAAAAGCCGTGGCGTCAAAAGGGTACCGGTCGCGCGCGTTCTGGTTCGACTTCCAGCCCGCTGTGGCGTGGGGGCGGTCGCACCTTCCCGAATAGCCCGGACGAGAACTTCACGCAGAAGCTGAACCGCAAGATGTATCGCGCCGGCATGGCGTCGATTCTCTCGCAGCTGGCCCGTGAAGACCGTTTGGTGGTGATTGATGGTTTCGGTATCGAAGCCCCGAAGACCAAGCTTCTGGTTCAGAAGCTCAAGGGTATGGGCCTGGATTCCGCGCTGGTGATCACCGACAACCTGGACGAGAACCTCCTGCTGTCCTCGCGCAACCTGCACGATGTGCTGGTGCTCGGCGTGCAGGAAACCGATCCGGTTTCGCTGATCCGCTTCCCGAAGGTGATCGTCACCAAGGCAGCGGTCGCCAAGATGGAGGAGATGTGGCAATGA
- the rpsS gene encoding 30S ribosomal protein S19 — protein sequence MARSIKKGPFVDAHLLKKVDAVRGSNDKRPIKTWSRRSTVLPEFVGFTIAVHNGRQHIPVYVTENMVGHKLGEFALTRTFKGHAASKKAKK from the coding sequence ATGGCTCGTTCTATCAAGAAAGGCCCCTTCGTCGATGCGCACCTTCTCAAGAAGGTCGATGCCGTTCGGGGTTCCAATGACAAGCGTCCGATCAAGACCTGGTCGCGTCGTTCGACCGTGCTGCCCGAATTTGTCGGCTTCACGATCGCGGTGCACAACGGTCGTCAGCATATTCCGGTGTATGTCACCGAGAACATGGTCGGTCACAAGCTCGGCGAATTTGCGCTGACCCGTACGTTCAAGGGTCACGCCGCCAGCAAGAAGGCGAAGAAGTAA
- the rplC gene encoding 50S ribosomal protein L3, with translation MSLGLVGRKVGMTRVFAEDGVSIPVTVLDVSNNRVTQIKTPDVDGYAAIQVTFGKRRASRVNKAAAGHLAKAGVEAGHVLKEFRLADEQLASYKAGDVISVEIFTVGQKVDVTGVSIGKGFAGTIKRHNFGSQRATHGNSRSHNVPGSIGMAQDPGRVFPGKRMSGHLGAVRATVQSLEVVRVDAERGLLLVKGAVPGHDGGDVVVRPAVKAK, from the coding sequence ATGAGTCTAGGCCTTGTTGGTCGCAAGGTCGGCATGACTCGCGTCTTCGCTGAGGATGGTGTTTCCATCCCGGTGACGGTGCTTGACGTGTCGAACAACCGAGTGACCCAGATCAAGACGCCTGATGTCGACGGCTACGCCGCGATTCAGGTGACTTTCGGCAAGCGCCGTGCAAGTCGCGTTAACAAAGCGGCTGCCGGTCATCTCGCCAAAGCCGGTGTCGAAGCCGGTCACGTCCTGAAGGAATTTCGACTCGCTGACGAACAGCTCGCCTCGTACAAGGCTGGCGATGTCATCAGCGTCGAAATCTTCACCGTCGGCCAGAAGGTCGATGTGACGGGCGTGTCCATCGGTAAGGGCTTCGCTGGCACCATCAAGCGTCACAACTTCGGTTCGCAGCGCGCAACCCACGGTAACTCGCGTAGCCATAACGTGCCGGGTTCCATTGGTATGGCGCAGGATCCGGGTCGTGTTTTCCCGGGTAAGCGCATGTCGGGTCATCTGGGTGCTGTCCGTGCGACGGTCCAGAGTCTCGAAGTGGTGCGTGTGGATGCTGAGCGCGGCCTGCTGCTCGTGAAGGGCGCAGTGCCCGGTCACGACGGTGGTGACGTCGTGGTGCGTCCGGCTGTCAAGGCCAAGTGA
- the rplV gene encoding 50S ribosomal protein L22, which translates to METKAILRGVRLSAQKGRLVADLVRGKKVDQALNTLTFCPKKGAKIVKKVLESAIANAEHNDGADIDTLKVTSIYVEQGTSLKRFTARAKGRGNRILKPTCHIYVTVGE; encoded by the coding sequence ATGGAAACCAAAGCAATTCTGCGCGGCGTCCGTCTCTCCGCCCAAAAGGGTCGGCTGGTGGCTGACCTGGTGCGCGGCAAGAAAGTCGACCAAGCCCTGAATACTCTGACGTTCTGCCCGAAGAAGGGCGCCAAGATCGTCAAGAAGGTGCTCGAGTCGGCGATCGCGAATGCGGAGCATAACGACGGCGCTGATATCGACACTCTCAAGGTGACGAGCATCTACGTCGAACAGGGTACGTCGCTCAAGCGCTTCACGGCGCGTGCAAAGGGACGCGGTAACCGCATCCTCAAGCCGACTTGCCACATCTACGTGACTGTCGGCGAGTAA
- the rpsL gene encoding 30S ribosomal protein S12 yields MPTINQLVRKGRETPVSKSKVPALEACPQKRGVCTRVYTTTPKKPNSALRKVAKVRLTNGFEVISYIGGEGHNLQEHSVVLIRGGRVKDLPGVRYHIVRGSLDLQGVKDRKQSRSKYGAKRPKKS; encoded by the coding sequence ATGCCAACAATCAATCAACTCGTTCGTAAGGGTCGGGAAACCCCGGTCTCCAAGAGCAAAGTGCCGGCTCTCGAAGCCTGTCCGCAGAAGCGCGGCGTCTGTACCCGCGTTTACACCACGACCCCGAAGAAGCCGAACTCGGCGCTTCGTAAAGTCGCCAAGGTTCGCCTGACCAACGGTTTCGAGGTTATCTCGTACATCGGCGGTGAAGGTCACAACCTTCAGGAGCACTCGGTGGTCCTGATCCGCGGTGGTCGTGTGAAGGACTTGCCGGGTGTGCGTTATCACATCGTCCGCGGTTCGCTTGACCTCCAGGGCGTCAAGGATCGGAAGCAGTCGCGCTCCAAGTACGGCGCGAAGCGTCCGAAGAAGTCCTGA
- the rplB gene encoding 50S ribosomal protein L2, whose product MLVKVKPTSAGRRGVVKVVNPNLHKGKPFAGLVEKQTKNAGRNAHGRVTVRHQGGGHKQHYRVVDFKRNKDGIPAKVERIEYDPNRTAHIALLCYADGERRYIIAPRGLEVGQVIVSGSEAPIKSGNALPIRNIPVGTTIHCIEMLPGKGAQLARAAGTSVQLLAREGSYAQLRLRSGEIRRVHIECRATIGEVGNEENSLRKIGKAGAQRWRGIRPTVRGTAMNPIDHPHGGGEGKTGEGRVPVSPWGTPAKGYRTRSNKRTDTMIVQRRHKR is encoded by the coding sequence ATGCTGGTCAAGGTCAAGCCGACATCCGCGGGTCGCCGCGGCGTCGTCAAAGTGGTCAACCCGAATCTGCACAAGGGCAAGCCGTTCGCCGGTCTGGTCGAAAAGCAGACGAAGAACGCTGGCCGCAATGCGCATGGTCGCGTCACGGTGCGCCACCAGGGTGGTGGTCACAAGCAGCACTACCGCGTTGTCGATTTCAAGCGCAACAAGGATGGCATCCCGGCAAAGGTCGAGCGTATCGAATACGACCCGAACCGTACCGCCCACATCGCGCTGCTGTGCTATGCCGATGGCGAGCGCCGCTACATCATCGCTCCGCGTGGTCTGGAAGTCGGTCAAGTGATCGTTTCCGGGTCCGAGGCGCCGATCAAGTCGGGTAACGCTCTGCCGATTCGGAATATTCCGGTTGGTACGACGATCCACTGCATCGAGATGCTCCCGGGCAAGGGTGCCCAGCTGGCTCGCGCCGCTGGTACTTCGGTCCAGCTGCTCGCTCGCGAAGGTAGCTACGCTCAGCTGCGTCTGCGTTCCGGTGAAATCCGCCGGGTGCACATCGAGTGTCGCGCGACGATCGGTGAAGTCGGCAACGAAGAGAACAGCCTCCGCAAGATCGGTAAGGCTGGTGCTCAGCGTTGGCGTGGCATCCGTCCGACGGTGCGTGGTACCGCGATGAACCCGATCGATCACCCGCATGGTGGTGGTGAAGGTAAGACCGGTGAGGGTCGCGTGCCTGTCAGCCCGTGGGGTACCCCGGCCAAGGGTTACCGTACTCGCTCGAACAAGCGCACGGACACCATGATTGTCCAGCGTCGGCACAAGCGCTAA
- the rplW gene encoding 50S ribosomal protein L23, which translates to MSFSQERLYQVLLAPQISEKATYVAEKNEQVIFKVASDATKPEIKAAVELLFKVEVDSVQVANVKGKVKRFGRTTGRRKGWKKAFVCLKAGQEINFVEGGAA; encoded by the coding sequence ATGAGCTTCTCTCAAGAACGTCTGTACCAGGTTCTGCTCGCGCCGCAGATCTCCGAAAAGGCGACTTATGTCGCGGAGAAGAACGAGCAGGTGATTTTCAAGGTGGCATCTGACGCCACCAAGCCCGAGATCAAGGCTGCTGTCGAGCTCCTCTTCAAGGTTGAAGTGGATTCGGTGCAGGTCGCGAACGTCAAGGGCAAGGTCAAGCGTTTTGGTCGCACGACGGGTCGCCGCAAGGGCTGGAAAAAAGCCTTTGTGTGTCTGAAGGCCGGTCAGGAGATCAACTTCGTTGAAGGGGGGGCCGCTTAA
- the rpsC gene encoding 30S ribosomal protein S3 — protein MGQKIHPTGFRLSVTRNWTSRWFANSQNFSGMLLEDLQVREHLKKKLGHASVGRVLIERPAKTARITVYSARPGVVIGKKGEDIEQLKADLQKILKVPVHVSIEEIRKPEVDAKLIADSIAQQLEKRIMFRRAMKRAMQNAMRLGAQGIKIMSSGRLNGAEIARTEWYREGRVPLHTLRADIDYGTSEAKTTYGIIGIKVWVYKGDTLGRGEQPAVVEAPEGENRRPRRGAKEGDAKPGARRPARRANGDGAADKAGAKRVNKAGANNAAAGEKEVS, from the coding sequence ATGGGACAGAAGATTCATCCGACTGGCTTCCGCCTCTCGGTGACGCGTAACTGGACTTCGCGCTGGTTCGCAAACAGCCAGAACTTCTCGGGGATGCTTCTCGAGGACCTGCAGGTTCGCGAGCATCTGAAGAAGAAGCTGGGTCACGCTTCGGTTGGCCGTGTGCTGATCGAGCGTCCGGCGAAAACCGCCCGTATCACCGTTTACAGCGCCCGTCCGGGCGTTGTGATCGGCAAGAAGGGCGAGGATATCGAGCAGCTGAAGGCTGATCTGCAGAAGATCCTGAAGGTGCCTGTACACGTCAGCATCGAAGAGATCCGCAAGCCGGAAGTCGACGCCAAGCTGATCGCCGACTCGATCGCGCAGCAGCTTGAAAAGCGGATCATGTTCCGCCGCGCGATGAAGCGTGCGATGCAAAACGCCATGCGTCTGGGTGCCCAGGGCATCAAGATCATGAGCTCGGGCCGTCTGAACGGTGCCGAAATTGCACGTACCGAGTGGTATCGCGAAGGTCGTGTGCCGCTGCATACGCTGCGCGCCGATATCGACTACGGCACCTCGGAAGCCAAGACGACCTACGGGATCATTGGCATCAAGGTGTGGGTCTACAAGGGTGACACCCTCGGCCGTGGCGAACAGCCTGCGGTCGTCGAGGCTCCGGAAGGTGAAAACCGCCGTCCTCGCCGCGGTGCCAAAGAAGGTGATGCGAAGCCGGGCGCTCGTCGTCCGGCCCGCCGTGCAAACGGCGATGGGGCGGCTGACAAGGCCGGTGCCAAGCGCGTAAACAAAGCAGGAGCGAACAATGCTGCAGCCGGCGAGAAGGAAGTATCGTAA
- the rplP gene encoding 50S ribosomal protein L16, whose amino-acid sequence MLQPARRKYRKEQKGRNTGVATRGTKVSFGEYGLKAIGRGRLTARQIESARRAMTRHIKRGGRIWIRIFPDKPISQKPAEVRMGNGKGNPEYWVAEIQPGKVLYEMDGVDETLAREAFRLAAAKLPIETVFVARQVGQ is encoded by the coding sequence ATGCTGCAGCCGGCGAGAAGGAAGTATCGTAAGGAGCAGAAGGGCCGCAACACCGGCGTTGCGACCCGCGGCACCAAGGTCAGCTTCGGCGAGTACGGCCTGAAGGCGATCGGACGTGGCCGTTTGACTGCTCGCCAGATTGAGTCGGCGCGTCGTGCAATGACGCGTCACATCAAGCGTGGCGGCCGTATCTGGATCCGTATTTTCCCGGACAAGCCCATTTCGCAGAAACCGGCTGAAGTCCGTATGGGTAACGGCAAGGGTAATCCGGAGTACTGGGTCGCTGAGATTCAGCCGGGTAAAGTGCTGTATGAAATGGATGGCGTTGATGAGACGCTCGCCCGTGAAGCCTTCCGCCTCGCCGCGGCCAAGCTTCCGATCGAGACGGTTTTCGTTGCTCGCCAGGTGGGGCAATAA
- the tuf gene encoding elongation factor Tu, which produces MAKEKFERTKPHVNVGTIGHVDHGKTTLTAAITTVLAAKFGGAAKAYDQIDAAPEEKARGITINTAHVEYETANRHYAHVDCPGHADYVKNMITGAAQMDGAILVCSAADGPMPQTREHILLARQVGVPYIIVFLNKCDMVDDAELLELVEMEVRELLSKYEFPGDDVPIVKGSALKALEGDKGELGEGAIMALADALDSYIPTPERAIDKPFLLPIEDVFSISGRGTVVTGRVERGVVKVGEEIEIVGIKPTVKTICTGVEMFRKLLDQGQAGDNVGVLLRGTKREDVERGQVLAKPGSITPHTHFTGEVYVLSKDEGGRHTPFFNNYRPQFYFRTTDVTGSIALPEGTEMVMPGDNVSITVKLIAPIAMEEGLRFAIREGGRTVGAGVVAKIIE; this is translated from the coding sequence ATGGCCAAGGAAAAATTCGAGCGGACGAAACCGCACGTGAACGTCGGGACCATCGGTCACGTTGACCATGGCAAGACCACGCTGACCGCAGCAATCACGACCGTGCTGGCAGCCAAGTTCGGCGGCGCAGCGAAGGCGTACGACCAGATCGACGCGGCGCCGGAAGAAAAGGCGCGCGGTATCACGATCAACACCGCACACGTCGAGTACGAGACGGCTAACCGTCACTACGCGCACGTTGATTGCCCGGGTCACGCTGACTACGTCAAGAACATGATTACCGGTGCCGCCCAGATGGACGGCGCGATCCTGGTCTGCTCGGCCGCTGACGGCCCGATGCCGCAAACGCGTGAGCACATCCTGCTCGCCCGTCAGGTCGGCGTGCCGTACATCATCGTCTTCCTGAACAAGTGCGACATGGTCGACGACGCCGAGCTGCTCGAGCTCGTCGAAATGGAAGTGCGCGAGCTGCTCTCCAAGTACGAATTCCCCGGCGACGATGTGCCCATCGTCAAGGGTTCGGCCCTCAAGGCCCTCGAAGGCGACAAGGGCGAGCTCGGCGAAGGCGCCATCATGGCCCTGGCTGACGCACTCGACTCCTACATCCCGACTCCGGAGCGCGCGATCGACAAGCCGTTCCTGTTGCCGATCGAAGACGTCTTCTCGATCTCGGGTCGCGGTACCGTGGTGACCGGTCGCGTTGAGCGCGGTGTCGTCAAGGTCGGCGAAGAAATCGAAATCGTCGGTATCAAGCCGACGGTCAAGACCATCTGCACCGGCGTTGAAATGTTCCGCAAGCTGCTCGACCAAGGTCAAGCTGGCGACAACGTCGGCGTGCTGCTGCGCGGCACCAAGCGTGAAGACGTCGAGCGTGGTCAGGTTCTGGCCAAGCCGGGTTCGATCACGCCGCACACCCACTTCACCGGTGAAGTGTACGTGCTGTCGAAGGACGAAGGTGGTCGTCACACCCCGTTCTTCAACAACTACCGCCCGCAGTTCTACTTCCGTACCACCGACGTGACCGGTTCGATCGCGCTGCCGGAAGGCACCGAGATGGTCATGCCGGGCGACAACGTCTCGATCACCGTCAAGCTGATCGCCCCGATCGCCATGGAAGAAGGTCTGCGCTTCGCAATCCGCGAAGGTGGTCGTACCGTTGGTGCTGGCGTCGTCGCCAAGATCATCGAGTAA
- the fusA gene encoding elongation factor G, translating to MARKTPIERYRNIGISAHIDAGKTTTTERILFYTGVNHKIGEVHDGAATMDWMEQEQERGITITSAATTCFWKGMDLSLPEHRVNIIDTPGHVDFTIEVERSMRVLDGACMVYCAVGGVQPQSETVWRQANKYGVPRLAFVNKMDRQGADFFKVHDQMRARLKANPIPIQVPIGAEDNFRGVVDLVKMKAIWWDDASQGMKFEYGEIPAELAAKCKEWREKMVEAAAEASEELMNKYLEEGDLSEADLKAALRDRTIKGEIVPMLCGSAFKNKGVQAMLDAVIDYMPSPVDIPPVDGEKEDGSADTRPATDDAPFSALAFKLMTDPFVGQLTFFRVYSGVVKSGDTIYNPVKSKKERIGRIVQMHANNREEIEEVRAGDIAAAIGLKEVTTGDTLSDLEKVIMLERMEFPEPVIHVAVEPKTKADQEKMGVALNRLAKEDPSFRVRTDEESGQTIISGMGELHLEIIVDRMKREFGVEANVGAPQVAYRETIRGTVENAEGKFVKQSGGRGQYGHVVLKIEPNEPGKGYEFVDAIKGGVVPREYIPAVDKGLQETLPNGVLAGFPVVDVKVTLHFGSYHDVDSNENAFKMAASMGFKDGMRKANPVLLEPMMSVEVETPEDFMGNVMGDLSGRRGIVQGMDDVAGMKVIKAEVPLAEMFGYSTTLRSLTQGRATYSMEFKHYSEAPRNVAEAIINKK from the coding sequence GTGGCACGCAAAACCCCGATCGAGCGGTACCGTAATATCGGTATCTCGGCGCACATTGACGCCGGCAAGACCACCACGACCGAGCGCATCCTGTTCTACACCGGTGTCAATCACAAGATCGGTGAAGTGCATGATGGCGCTGCCACCATGGACTGGATGGAGCAGGAGCAAGAGCGCGGCATCACGATTACGTCGGCCGCGACGACCTGTTTCTGGAAGGGCATGGACCTGTCTCTGCCCGAGCACCGCGTCAACATCATCGACACCCCGGGGCACGTCGACTTCACGATTGAAGTCGAGCGCTCGATGCGCGTGCTCGATGGCGCGTGCATGGTTTACTGCGCCGTTGGTGGCGTTCAGCCGCAGTCGGAAACCGTTTGGCGTCAGGCCAACAAGTACGGTGTTCCGCGTCTCGCCTTCGTGAACAAGATGGACCGCCAGGGTGCGGACTTCTTCAAGGTTCACGATCAGATGCGCGCGCGTCTGAAGGCCAACCCGATCCCCATCCAGGTGCCGATCGGTGCGGAAGACAACTTCCGTGGCGTCGTTGACCTGGTCAAGATGAAGGCCATCTGGTGGGATGACGCTTCGCAAGGCATGAAGTTCGAGTACGGCGAGATCCCGGCTGAACTGGCTGCCAAGTGCAAGGAATGGCGCGAGAAGATGGTCGAGGCTGCAGCCGAGGCATCGGAAGAGCTGATGAACAAGTACCTTGAAGAAGGTGACCTGTCTGAGGCCGATCTGAAGGCCGCACTGCGTGATCGCACCATCAAGGGCGAGATCGTCCCGATGCTGTGTGGCTCGGCGTTCAAGAACAAGGGCGTCCAGGCGATGCTCGACGCAGTCATCGACTACATGCCTTCGCCGGTCGACATCCCGCCGGTTGATGGTGAGAAGGAAGATGGCTCCGCCGACACCCGTCCGGCGACCGATGATGCGCCGTTCTCCGCGCTTGCATTCAAGCTGATGACCGACCCGTTCGTGGGTCAGCTGACCTTCTTCCGCGTCTATTCGGGCGTGGTGAAGTCGGGCGACACGATCTACAACCCGGTCAAGAGCAAGAAAGAGCGCATCGGTCGTATCGTGCAGATGCACGCGAACAACCGTGAAGAAATCGAAGAAGTTCGCGCCGGCGACATCGCTGCTGCGATCGGTCTGAAGGAAGTGACGACGGGTGACACCCTTTCCGATCTGGAAAAGGTGATCATGCTTGAGCGCATGGAATTCCCGGAGCCGGTGATTCACGTCGCCGTGGAGCCGAAGACCAAGGCTGACCAGGAAAAGATGGGCGTCGCGCTGAACCGCCTCGCGAAGGAAGATCCGTCCTTCCGTGTTCGCACGGACGAAGAGTCGGGTCAGACCATCATCTCCGGTATGGGCGAACTGCACCTCGAGATCATCGTCGACCGCATGAAGCGCGAGTTCGGTGTCGAGGCGAACGTGGGCGCCCCGCAGGTTGCCTACCGCGAAACGATCCGCGGCACCGTCGAGAATGCCGAAGGCAAGTTCGTCAAGCAGTCCGGCGGTCGTGGTCAGTATGGCCACGTTGTGCTCAAGATCGAGCCGAACGAGCCGGGCAAGGGCTACGAGTTCGTCGACGCGATCAAGGGTGGCGTCGTGCCGCGCGAGTACATCCCCGCGGTGGACAAGGGCCTGCAGGAAACGCTGCCGAACGGCGTGCTGGCTGGCTTCCCGGTGGTGGACGTCAAAGTGACGCTGCACTTCGGTTCGTACCACGATGTGGACTCGAACGAAAACGCGTTCAAGATGGCCGCCTCGATGGGCTTCAAGGATGGTATGCGCAAGGCCAATCCGGTGCTGCTTGAGCCGATGATGTCGGTTGAAGTGGAAACGCCGGAAGACTTCATGGGCAACGTCATGGGCGACCTTTCGGGGCGTCGTGGCATCGTCCAGGGCATGGACGACGTTGCGGGCATGAAGGTCATCAAGGCCGAAGTGCCGCTGGCCGAGATGTTTGGTTACTCGACCACGCTGCGCTCGCTGACCCAGGGTCGTGCGACCTACTCGATGGAGTTCAAGCACTACTCCGAAGCGCCGCGCAACGTCGCGGAAGCCATCATCAACAAGAAGTGA
- the rplN gene encoding 50S ribosomal protein L14 yields the protein MIQMQTILDVADNTGARSVMCIKVLGGSKRRYAGVGDIIKVSIKDAAPRGRVKKGDVYSAVVVRTAKGVRRPDGSLIKFDTNAAVLLNNKLEPIGTRIFGPVTRELRTERFMKIVSLAPEVL from the coding sequence ATGATCCAAATGCAGACCATTCTGGACGTGGCCGATAACACCGGCGCGCGTTCGGTTATGTGCATCAAGGTGCTCGGCGGCTCCAAGCGCCGCTACGCTGGTGTCGGTGACATCATCAAAGTGAGCATCAAGGATGCCGCGCCGCGCGGTCGCGTGAAGAAGGGCGACGTTTATAGCGCCGTGGTGGTTCGTACCGCCAAGGGTGTTCGTCGTCCGGACGGCTCGCTGATCAAGTTCGATACGAACGCTGCGGTGCTGCTCAACAACAAGCTCGAGCCGATCGGTACGCGCATCTTCGGGCCGGTTACGCGCGAGTTGCGTACCGAGCGTTTCATGAAGATCGTCTCGCTCGCGCCGGAAGTGCTGTAA